TTTTATGCTGCGCTTTTGATGCTATGCGGGGATTTTATTTGCGCCGCACTTTTGGCGTTACGACGGAATTTTGCCTCAGGTATCGCTGCGATCGTGAAGTAAAATTTTGCTGCGAGGAATTTCGAAGCGAAGCTCCAAAATCAAGGCTTTATAAAATTTTAAAACCTCGCTTCTACACTCTAAAATTTTACGCTCGCAGGAGCTTTAAATTTCGCCACCGCGGTTGTGGACTTTACGGCGCTGCGTCAAACACGCACCACTTAAAATTCCATAATTGTGCCGCAGAATTTTTGCGAGATAAAGCTTTAAAATTTTATCGAAATACCGCTGGGAAAATCCGCATTGCCGAAGAATTTAGCAAGAGCGTAAAATTCCATCGCACAAAATTTCACTATGTCGTAAAATTTAATCATGCTAAATTTTATCTTGTCTCAAAATTCTATCACTACGCGGAATTTAAACGCTTGCAATATTTCAAGCCGAGCCCTTCACCTTACGCAAGGAGCGGGTTTTGCAAGTAGAATTTGTAGAGCAAATGCCCTCCACGCAGGAGTTTTTGGTGAACGCCGTGCGCGAAGGCAGGGTAACGCCGCCTTTTGCGATCGCCGCAAATCGCCAAAGTGCCGGTATCGGCTCGCGCGGCAATGATTGGGAGGGTGCGAGCGGCAATCTCGCATTTTCGTTCTGTGTCGCGCAGAGCGATATGCCCGCAGATGTGCCGCCTCAGTCGGCGAGCATATATTTTGCGATGATTATGCAGGAGCTTCTCGCATCCCTCGGTTCTCAGCTTTGGCTGAAATGGCCCAACGATTTTTATCTGGGCGAGCGTAAAATCGGCGGAACGATGACGAATAAGATCAAAAATACCCTCGTCTGCGGCATCGGTATGAACCTGCTCGGTGCGCCCGAATATGCGGGAATTTTAGATATAAAAATCAGCGCAAAAGACGCTATAGAGGGCTTTTTTGCGCTATATGAAAATAAAATCTCGTGGAAGCAAATTTTTAGAAATTTTTCGTTACAATTCCAAAAATCGCAAAAATTTAGCGTTCATCTAGGCGGCGAAAAAATTTCGCTTGCACGGGCGAAGCTGTGCGAGGACGGATCGATCATAATAAATGAAGAAAGGGTTTATGCTTTAAGATGAGTGAAGTAATTACGATAGCAAATCAAAAAGGCGGCGTCGGCAAGACGACCACGGCGGTTAATCTCGCTGCGTCGCTAGCGATAAAGAAAAAGCGGGTTCTACTGATCGATGTAGACCCTCAGGCGAACGCTACGACCGGACTTGGCTTTAACCGCAGTGACTTTGAATTTAACATTTATCACGTCCTAACAGGGCGTAAGAGCATGTCCGAAGTGATCCAAAAGACCGAACTTGAGTTTATGGATTTAGTGCCGTCAAATATCGGACTTGTAGGCATCGAGCGCGAAGTAAGTGAAGAGAAAGACTTCAAACTAATGCTAAAAAATAAAATTTCCGAGGTTAAGGATAGATACGATTTCATCATCATCGATTCGCCGCCGACGCTCGGTAGCATTACGGTAAATGCCTTGGTCGCAAGTGATAGCGTCATCATCCCGATTCAGTGCGAATTCTATGCGCTTGAAGGTGTCGCGCTGATCCTAAATACCGTAAAAGTCGTCAAGCAAACGCTCAATAAAAATTTAAAAATTCGCGGATTTTTACCTACGATGTATAGTTTGCAAAACAATCTCGCCAAAGAGACAGTTGCGAATTTACGCGAGTATTTCGACGATAAGCTCTTTCGTATCGGCAAGAGTGATGATCTAGTCATCATCCCGCGCAATATTAAGCTAGCCGAAAGCCCAAGCTTTGGCAAGCCGGTGGTTTTATACGATATAAAATCCGCCGGCTCCATCGCCTATCAAGACCTCGCTAAATCCATAATGGAGCAAAAATGGGCAAGGTAAAAAGAGCACTCGGTCGCGGGCTCGGTGCGATTTTAGACGACGTAGAAAGCTCCTATAATAGGGAGCTAGAAAGTGGAAATGCAGATAGTTTAGTTATCGAAATCGATGTCGATAAAATCGAGCCAAATCCATATCAACCGCGGCAGAGCTTCGATGAGGAGGCACTTAGGCAGCTGAGCGAAAGCATCGCCCGCCACGGGCTTATCCAGCCTATCATTGTTATTCAAAAAGATGATTCTTACGTCCTTATCGCCGGCGAACGACGCCTAAGAGCGACGAAGCTTTTGGGCGAGAGTAAAATCAAAGCCGTAGTCGCGGACATAAAATCTCAAAATTTAAGAGAGCTTGCCCTCATCGAAAATATCCAGCGCGAGGATCTAAATCCTATCGAGCTTGCTAAGTCCTATAAGGAGCTCATCGGCGAATACAGGATCACGCAAGAGGAGTTAGCCGACATCATCAAAAAGTCCCGCACACAGATTACAAACACGTTAAGGCTTTTAAATTTATGCTCCGAAGTGCAAGACGCCATAAGCGCAGATAAAATTTCGCAAGGGCACGCCAAGATAATGGTTGGACTCGAAAAAGAGGATCAAATTTTAGCGCTAAATACCATTTTAGGACAGCGTCTAAGCGTAAGAGATACTGAAACTTTAGTCAAAAAGCTCAAAGATAAAACCGTTCCAAAAGAGAAAAAGCCTGGTGCGGAATTTCAAAGCTTCAAGCCTGAACTTTTAAAGCTAAAGGCCAAGCTTGATCAATTTGGTAAAATAAGTATCAAAGAGCGTAAAATTTCGATCGAATTTAGCGAAATTTTACAAATTTCCGAGTTTTTAAAGAAAATCGGATGATTTTTTATAGTGTATTTTAATTTTTCATATTGTAAAATACGCATTTTGTTTAAAACTAATCTAGAGGAGGTGCGATGCTAGACGTAAGTTTGACCGCCATGATAACGACCATCGTCGTATTTTTGGCTTTGATTTACTTCTTAAATATCAAGCTTTATAGACCGTTACTTTTGCATATGGAAAAGCGAGAGGCTATTATTAAAGAAGATGAGACAAATGCGATGAAAAATGCACAGGATGCAGATGCCGATAAAGCAGAGATCGTAAGAATCATGGATGCTGCGAAGTTGCAAGCTGTTAAAATAAAGCAAGAGGCGATGGATAGTGCGAAGCAGGTTGCTGCTAGAGAAATAGCTGAGAAAAAAGCCGCAATGGAGGAGGATTTCAATCAATTCTTAGGCGGTTTGGATGAGCAAAGACGTAGCCTAAGAAATGAGTTGCAAGCCAAAATTCCGGAATTTAAAAATGCTCTAAGCAGCGCTGTGGCTAAAGTATGAGGATTTTAGTATGAAAAAATATCTATTTTTATTTATAATTCCGGCGTTTGTTTTAGCAAGTGGCGAGCACGATGGAGTCAAAGACTACGACGTGCTGTGGCGAAGTATAAATTTCATTTTGTTTTTCGGAATTTTGTTTTATCTTTTAAAAGGTCCTGCAAAAGCAGCATATCAAGGTAGAATCGACGGCATCGCATCTAGACTTGAGGCTAATCAGAAAATTTTAAAAGAGTCCGCAGCTCGCAAGGAGCAAGCTAAAAAAGATCTGCAAGATGCCAAGGTTCAAGGCGCAGCTTTAATTGAAACTGCTAAAAAAGAGATCGTGTTCGCTGCCGAAAAGATAAAAAATGCGACCGAACAAGAGATTGCGAATTTGCAAAAATCTTTCGATGAGCAAAAGAGCTTTGAGGCGCGCAAGATCAAAAAAGAGGTCGTAAGCGAGATACTGGATGACGTTTTTGCATCGGATGACATCAAATTTGGTCAAGACAAACTGGTTAAAATCGTAGAGAAAAAGGTCGGATGATGATAAATAACACCTCAAAAAGATATGTAAACGCCCTAATACTGAGCTATAAAAAAGATGAACTAGGCTCTGTTTTGCAGACGCTCGAGAGCGTCGCGAGCGCATTTAGAATTCCAAAATTCCAAGATATTGTAAAATCTCCGACGCTAAAAGAGGAATCCAAAGTGGAACTTATTGCGTCGTTTATAAAAAATCCAAGCGAAAAAATCGTAAATTTTATTAAACTTCTAGCTAAAAATAGACGTATTGCGCTAATCCCGCAGATAGTTGAGGAACTGCGCAAGAATATTGCGGCGCTGGATAATAAATACTTAGGTAAAATTTATTCCGCTACCGAAATAGACGCCGCGAAAATAAAAGAGCTAGAGACTAAAATTTCAAAGAAATTTAATGCAGATATTACTCTACAACCTGTTAAAAGCGAGCTTGAGGGCATTAAGATCGAAGTCGAGGATCTTGGATTTGAGATTAGTTTTTCAGTTGATAGATTGAAACAAAAAATGAGCGAATATATTTTAAAAGCAATTTAAAGGAGTAAAGCGTGGGTGCGAAAATTAAGGCAGACGAAATCAGCAGCATAATCAAAGAGCGAATCGAAAATTTCGATCTTAGCGTTGATATCGAAGAAACCGGTAAGGTCGTTTCGGTCGCAGACGGCGTTGCTAATGTTTACGGCTTAAAAAACGTAATGGCTAACGAGATGGTCGAATTCGAAAACGGAGCTCGTGGTATCGCGTTAAATTTAGAGGATAGCAGCGTCGGTATCGTTATTTTAGGCGATACTAGCGGCATAAACGAGGGAAGCAGCGTAAAAAGACTGGGTAAGCTTTTGCGCGTTCCGGTAGGTGATGCATTAATCGGTCGCGTGGTAAACGCTCTAGGCGAACCGATCGACGGCAAAGGCGCGATAGAGACCAGCGATACTAGATTTGTCGAAGAAAAGGCTAAAGGCATCATGGCTCGTAAATCCGTTCACGAGCCACTTCAAACCGGCCTTAAGGCGATCGACGCGCTAGTGCCGATCGGCCGCGGACAGCGCGAGCTCATCATCGGCGACCGCCAAACAGGAAAAACCACCGTTGCTGTTGATACCATCATCAATCAAAAGGGCCAAGACGTCATCTGCATATATGTAGCAATCGGTCAGAAACAATCCACCGTCGCACAAGTCGTTAAAAAGCTTGAAGAGTACGGTGCGATGGATTATACGATCGTAGTTGCGGCGGGTGCTAGCGAGGCGGCTGCACTTCAATACTTGGCGCCATATTCGGGCTGCACTATGGGCGAGTATTTCAGAGATAACTCCCGCCACGCGCTTATCATCTACGATGATCTTAGCAAGCACGCGGTTGCTTATCGCGAGATGTCGCTTATCTTGCGCCGTCCACCGGGACGCGAGGCGTATCCTGGCGACGTATTCTACCTGCACTCTCGTTTGCTTGAGCGTGCTAGTAAGCTAAGCGATGCACTCGGTGCAGGTAGCCTAACGGCGCTTCCTATCATCGAGACGCAAGCAGGCGACGTTTCGGCATATATCCCTACAAACGTTATCTCCATCACCGATGGTCAAATTTTCCTAGAATCTGGTCTATTTAACTCAGGAATTCGTCCTGCGATCAACGTAGGTCTTTCGGTTAGCCGCGTCGGCGGTTCCGCGCAGATTAAAGCGATCAAAAAGGTCTCAGGAACCTTGCGCCTAGATCTAGCTCAATACCGTGAGCTTCAGGCGTTTGCGCAGTTTGCGAGCGATTTGGACGAGAGCAGCCGTAAGCAGCTGGATCGCGGACAAAGAATGGTCGAAATTTTAAAACAGCCTCCTTATTCGCCGCTTCCGGTCGAAAATCAAGTGGTCATCATCTTTGCAGGAAGCCGCGGATTTTTAGACGACGTGCCTACGAGCTCAATTGGTAAATTCGAAGCTGAGCTCTATCCGTATATCGAGGCAAAATATCCTGAAATTTTTGAAGAAATTAGAAGTAAAAAGACCATCGAGAAGGATTTGGAAGAAAATTTAATCAAGGCTCTAAATGACTTTAAAGCGACCTTCGCCGCTTAAAAAGGCTAAATTATGGCAAATTTAAAGGATATAAAGCTACAGATCAAGAGCGTCAGAAATACGGAGAAGACTACCAAAGCTATGAAGCTGGTCTCCAACGTCAAGCTTAAAAATACTAAAGAGGCGGCGATGCGCTCGCGTGCTTATGCGGTGAAGATTAACGAGGTCTTGGGTGAAATTTCTGCGCGCGTTAAAAATTACGTAGGCAATAATTCAGGCAACGACGAAAAACTTAGAATTTTTGATACCACTCGAGAGGTAAAGGTGGTTGATTTGCTGTTTATCACCGCAGATAAAGGGCTTTGCGGCGGTTTTAATATCAACACCATCAAAAAGATCAAAGCTTTGATCGAGGAGCTTAAAGCGAAAAAGATCAAGGTTCGTCTTCGCGCCGTCGGCAAAAAGGGGATAGAGTATTTTGATTTTCAAGGCGTTGAGCTTTTGGAGCGATATATCGGCGTCAGCTCATCTCCATCGTCTGAGAAAGCTAACGAAATCGTCCAAGCCGCAGTTAAGGACTTTAACGAAGGCAAAACCGATGAAGTCATACTCGTCCACAATGGCTATTTGAATATGATTACTCAAGAGATGCGGGTAAATACGTTGGTGCCGATCGGTGAGCCTGCAATTAGTGAGGATGCTTTAAAAACATCTACATTGGAAGTAGAGGTTGAAAGTCCTGAGGATGAAGAAACATTGATGCTAAATTTAATCCAGAGCTATCTTAGCTACAGCATGTATTACGCGCTTATTGACTCTTTGGCGGCGGAGCATTGCTCGAGAATGAATGCGATGGAGAATGCGACAAATAACGCCAAAGAACGCGTATCGCAGTTAAATTTAGCATATAACAAAGCCAGACAAGGCTCTATCACGACCGAGCTTATCGAGATCATAAGCGGCGTCGAATCAATGAAATGAAAGGAAAACGGATGAAAGGAATAATCTCTCAGGTAATGGGTCCGGTAGTCGACGTCGATTTTAAGGACTACTTGCCGAAGATCAATGAAGCCGTCGAGGTAAAATTTGAAGTAGAAGGTAGCCAAAGAAGGCTTATTTTGGAAGTAGCCGCGCACCTTGGAGACAATCGCGTTCGCACGATCGCTATGGATATGAGCGACGGACTGAGGCGAGGACTTGAGGCCGTCGCTTTGGGCGCGCCTATTACGGTGCCGGTGGGCGAGAAGGTCTTGGGTAGAATTTTTAACGTCACGGGCGATCTGATCGACGAGGGCGAGGATGAGAAATTTGAAACCCGCTGGTCCATTCACAGAGATCCGCCTAGCTTTGAAAATCAAAGCACGAAGAGCGAAATTTTTGAAACCGGCATTAAGGTAGTCGATCTGCTCGCCCCTTACGCAAAGGGCGGTAAGGTAGGACTATTCGGCGGTGCTGGCGTCGGTAAGACCGTTATCATCATGGAGCTGATTCACAACGTCGCTTTCAAACACAGCGGTTACTCCGTATTTGCTGGCGTCGGCGAGCGAACGAGAGAGGGAAATGACCTTTATAACGAGATGAAAGAATCGGGCGTTTTGGATAAAGTCGCCTTGACCTATGGTCAGATGAATGAGCCGCCGGGTGCGAGAAACCGTATCGCGCTAACCGGTCTTACGATGGCCGAGTATTTCCGCGACGAGCTTGGGCTTGACGTTTTGATGTTTATTGACAATATCTTCCGCTTCTCGCAGTCGGGTTCGGAGATGTCCGCGCTTTTAGGAAGAATTCCATCTGCGGTCGGCTATCAGCCTACACTTGCTAGCGAAATGGGTAAACTGCAAGAGCGAATTACTTCTACTAAAAAGGGCTCCATCACCTCCGTTCAGGCCGTTTACGTGCCCGCGGACGACCTTACCGACCCTGCGCCTGCGACCGTTTTTGCGCACCTTGATGCGACGACCGTTTTAAACAGAGCGATTGCCGAAAAAGGAATTTATCCTGCCGTTGACCCACTTGATTCGACCTCAAGAATGCTTGATCCGCAAATCATCGGTGAGGAGCATTACAAGGTCGCTCGCGGCGTTCAAGCGGTACTTCAAAAATATAAAGACTTGCAAGATATCATCGCGATTTTGGGTATGGATGAGCTTAGCGAAGAGGACAAGCTCGTAGTCGAGCGCGCTAGAAAGATCGAGCGCTATCTATCTCAGCCGTTTTTCGTAGCCGAGGTATTTACCGGAAGTCCGGGCAAATATATTTCGCTAGAGGAAACTATCGCCGGCTTTAAGGGAATTTTAGAGGGCAAATACGACGATCTGCCGGAGAATGCCTTTTATATGGTGGGAAATATCGACGAGGTAGTGGCAAAAGCTGAAAAGATGAAAGCATAGGAATTTTAAGATGAAAGAATTTTTGCTTTTAGATATCGTTACGCCCGAAGGGATGGTCTTTTCGGGCGAAGTCAAATCCGTCCAACTCCCCGGCATTACTGGCGAAATGGGTATTTTGCCGGGGCATGCGAGCTTGCTAACGGGACTTAAAGACAAAAGTGAAGGTGGCGTCGTCGAGATCGTGGATAAAGACGGCAAAAAGCAGCTTGTTTTGGTAAATGACGGATTTTTGGAAGTTACCGAAGAAAAAACTACTATCCTAGCCACTCAAGCCGTGGCTATCGGAGGCAATAGCGAAAGCGCCGTAGCGAAGTCTTTGCAACGCGCCAAAGATATGCTTGCGTCTATTAGCTCCGATGCGGCAAATTCCGCAGCAATCATGGCTAGAGTCGACGAATTCGCAAGGCAAAGTTAAATTATGCTAGATCTAATTTTAAGTTATTTTACGAGAAGCACGTTTATTACGATATTCGTGCTTTCTTGGTTATCCATTTATTTTATCGTCACTTTTACGATTTTGATCTCCAGATTTGTAGGGCTTAGTGCGTGGCAACACCGCGAAGCAAAGGCACTCGAATCCTTGCTGATGGGCGGTAGGATTTCGCTTTCGGGCTCTATTTTTCAAAAAGTAAATACCGATAAAATTTCAAAAGAAGCCTTGGAAATTTATAAAGGCAAAGCCGAACGCGACTCCACTAGCGGACTTACTTGGCTATCTATCGTCGCCTCTACTTCGCCGTTTATTGGGCTATTCGGTACGGTTGTTAGCATACTTCACACATTTTCCAAGCTTGGCGGCGGAAATTCCGGCATCGACACCATTGCTCCTGCGATCAGCGAGGCGCTGGTTGCCACAGGATGTGGAATTTTTGTAGCGATCCCCGCATACACCTTTAGCTTACTTATAAAACGCAAAGCATACGAAGTTATGAGCATTATAAATCGTACAGCAGATATTTTGCTATTTAAAGCAAACACTGGAAAAGCTATTTAATGTATAATTTCGACGAAAATCCAGAGTTAAATATCACTCCGCTCGTCGATATTATGCTTGTTTTGCTAGCGATTTTAATGGTCGCGCAAACGGCGATTATCTACGATGAGAAGATCGAACTGCCTAGTGGCT
This window of the uncultured Campylobacter sp. genome carries:
- a CDS encoding AAA family ATPase, with the protein product MSEVITIANQKGGVGKTTTAVNLAASLAIKKKRVLLIDVDPQANATTGLGFNRSDFEFNIYHVLTGRKSMSEVIQKTELEFMDLVPSNIGLVGIEREVSEEKDFKLMLKNKISEVKDRYDFIIIDSPPTLGSITVNALVASDSVIIPIQCEFYALEGVALILNTVKVVKQTLNKNLKIRGFLPTMYSLQNNLAKETVANLREYFDDKLFRIGKSDDLVIIPRNIKLAESPSFGKPVVLYDIKSAGSIAYQDLAKSIMEQKWAR
- a CDS encoding biotin--[acetyl-CoA-carboxylase] ligase encodes the protein MQVEFVEQMPSTQEFLVNAVREGRVTPPFAIAANRQSAGIGSRGNDWEGASGNLAFSFCVAQSDMPADVPPQSASIYFAMIMQELLASLGSQLWLKWPNDFYLGERKIGGTMTNKIKNTLVCGIGMNLLGAPEYAGILDIKISAKDAIEGFFALYENKISWKQIFRNFSLQFQKSQKFSVHLGGEKISLARAKLCEDGSIIINEERVYALR
- a CDS encoding F0F1 ATP synthase subunit B — protein: MKKYLFLFIIPAFVLASGEHDGVKDYDVLWRSINFILFFGILFYLLKGPAKAAYQGRIDGIASRLEANQKILKESAARKEQAKKDLQDAKVQGAALIETAKKEIVFAAEKIKNATEQEIANLQKSFDEQKSFEARKIKKEVVSEILDDVFASDDIKFGQDKLVKIVEKKVG
- the atpG gene encoding ATP synthase F1 subunit gamma codes for the protein MANLKDIKLQIKSVRNTEKTTKAMKLVSNVKLKNTKEAAMRSRAYAVKINEVLGEISARVKNYVGNNSGNDEKLRIFDTTREVKVVDLLFITADKGLCGGFNINTIKKIKALIEELKAKKIKVRLRAVGKKGIEYFDFQGVELLERYIGVSSSPSSEKANEIVQAAVKDFNEGKTDEVILVHNGYLNMITQEMRVNTLVPIGEPAISEDALKTSTLEVEVESPEDEETLMLNLIQSYLSYSMYYALIDSLAAEHCSRMNAMENATNNAKERVSQLNLAYNKARQGSITTELIEIISGVESMK
- a CDS encoding ParB/RepB/Spo0J family partition protein yields the protein MGKVKRALGRGLGAILDDVESSYNRELESGNADSLVIEIDVDKIEPNPYQPRQSFDEEALRQLSESIARHGLIQPIIVIQKDDSYVLIAGERRLRATKLLGESKIKAVVADIKSQNLRELALIENIQREDLNPIELAKSYKELIGEYRITQEELADIIKKSRTQITNTLRLLNLCSEVQDAISADKISQGHAKIMVGLEKEDQILALNTILGQRLSVRDTETLVKKLKDKTVPKEKKPGAEFQSFKPELLKLKAKLDQFGKISIKERKISIEFSEILQISEFLKKIG
- a CDS encoding F0F1 ATP synthase subunit delta; this translates as MINNTSKRYVNALILSYKKDELGSVLQTLESVASAFRIPKFQDIVKSPTLKEESKVELIASFIKNPSEKIVNFIKLLAKNRRIALIPQIVEELRKNIAALDNKYLGKIYSATEIDAAKIKELETKISKKFNADITLQPVKSELEGIKIEVEDLGFEISFSVDRLKQKMSEYILKAI
- the atpD gene encoding F0F1 ATP synthase subunit beta → MKGIISQVMGPVVDVDFKDYLPKINEAVEVKFEVEGSQRRLILEVAAHLGDNRVRTIAMDMSDGLRRGLEAVALGAPITVPVGEKVLGRIFNVTGDLIDEGEDEKFETRWSIHRDPPSFENQSTKSEIFETGIKVVDLLAPYAKGGKVGLFGGAGVGKTVIIMELIHNVAFKHSGYSVFAGVGERTREGNDLYNEMKESGVLDKVALTYGQMNEPPGARNRIALTGLTMAEYFRDELGLDVLMFIDNIFRFSQSGSEMSALLGRIPSAVGYQPTLASEMGKLQERITSTKKGSITSVQAVYVPADDLTDPAPATVFAHLDATTVLNRAIAEKGIYPAVDPLDSTSRMLDPQIIGEEHYKVARGVQAVLQKYKDLQDIIAILGMDELSEEDKLVVERARKIERYLSQPFFVAEVFTGSPGKYISLEETIAGFKGILEGKYDDLPENAFYMVGNIDEVVAKAEKMKA
- a CDS encoding MotA/TolQ/ExbB proton channel family protein codes for the protein MLDLILSYFTRSTFITIFVLSWLSIYFIVTFTILISRFVGLSAWQHREAKALESLLMGGRISLSGSIFQKVNTDKISKEALEIYKGKAERDSTSGLTWLSIVASTSPFIGLFGTVVSILHTFSKLGGGNSGIDTIAPAISEALVATGCGIFVAIPAYTFSLLIKRKAYEVMSIINRTADILLFKANTGKAI
- a CDS encoding F0F1 ATP synthase subunit B', yielding MLDVSLTAMITTIVVFLALIYFLNIKLYRPLLLHMEKREAIIKEDETNAMKNAQDADADKAEIVRIMDAAKLQAVKIKQEAMDSAKQVAAREIAEKKAAMEEDFNQFLGGLDEQRRSLRNELQAKIPEFKNALSSAVAKV
- the atpA gene encoding F0F1 ATP synthase subunit alpha; protein product: MGAKIKADEISSIIKERIENFDLSVDIEETGKVVSVADGVANVYGLKNVMANEMVEFENGARGIALNLEDSSVGIVILGDTSGINEGSSVKRLGKLLRVPVGDALIGRVVNALGEPIDGKGAIETSDTRFVEEKAKGIMARKSVHEPLQTGLKAIDALVPIGRGQRELIIGDRQTGKTTVAVDTIINQKGQDVICIYVAIGQKQSTVAQVVKKLEEYGAMDYTIVVAAGASEAAALQYLAPYSGCTMGEYFRDNSRHALIIYDDLSKHAVAYREMSLILRRPPGREAYPGDVFYLHSRLLERASKLSDALGAGSLTALPIIETQAGDVSAYIPTNVISITDGQIFLESGLFNSGIRPAINVGLSVSRVGGSAQIKAIKKVSGTLRLDLAQYRELQAFAQFASDLDESSRKQLDRGQRMVEILKQPPYSPLPVENQVVIIFAGSRGFLDDVPTSSIGKFEAELYPYIEAKYPEIFEEIRSKKTIEKDLEENLIKALNDFKATFAA
- the atpC gene encoding ATP synthase F1 subunit epsilon, with protein sequence MKEFLLLDIVTPEGMVFSGEVKSVQLPGITGEMGILPGHASLLTGLKDKSEGGVVEIVDKDGKKQLVLVNDGFLEVTEEKTTILATQAVAIGGNSESAVAKSLQRAKDMLASISSDAANSAAIMARVDEFARQS